One Candidatus Devosia phytovorans genomic window carries:
- a CDS encoding substrate-binding protein, which yields MTLLKRGLTRRRVLQTGLAGIIGTGVAPLVFTRGAWAQEEFCNNPTGDTVTFGLNLPLTGAYAEEGADEQKAYQLAIKHLNGEGDGGLIGVLTPTALKGNGILGKKVAYVTSDSQTKADVARAGATRMIERDGAIMVTGGSSSAEAIAVQGLCQEMGVIFMAGLTHSNDTTGKDKRRYGFRHFFNAYQSGVGLAPVLGAEYGMDRRAYHLTADYTWGWTQEESIKNATEALGWETVQAVRTPLGAADFSQYLTPILNSGADVLILNHYGTDMVNSLTQAIQFGMRDRQANGKDFQIVTPLISELMAKGAGENVKGIFGTSNWHWNLQDPGTIAFTKSFGAEYGSPPSQAAHTAYVQALLYADAVERAGTFYPPKVIEALEGHEFDGMGNGATLYRAEDHQCIKNVLVVQGNESPSSEYDVLNIVQEIPRDAVAYDPAMFGGDLGPAEPVPMC from the coding sequence ATGACACTTTTGAAGCGTGGATTGACACGTCGTCGGGTGCTCCAGACCGGCCTCGCCGGCATCATCGGCACCGGCGTAGCCCCTCTCGTCTTCACCAGGGGCGCCTGGGCGCAGGAGGAATTCTGCAACAATCCCACCGGGGATACTGTCACCTTCGGCCTCAACCTGCCGCTGACCGGCGCCTATGCCGAGGAAGGCGCCGACGAGCAGAAGGCCTATCAGCTGGCCATCAAGCATCTCAACGGCGAGGGCGATGGCGGCCTCATCGGCGTCCTCACGCCCACCGCCCTCAAGGGCAACGGCATCCTGGGCAAAAAGGTCGCCTATGTGACCTCCGACAGCCAGACCAAGGCCGACGTCGCCCGCGCCGGCGCCACCCGCATGATCGAGCGCGACGGCGCCATCATGGTCACCGGTGGTTCGTCCTCCGCCGAAGCCATCGCCGTGCAGGGCCTCTGCCAGGAAATGGGCGTCATCTTCATGGCGGGCCTCACCCATTCCAACGACACCACCGGCAAGGACAAGCGCCGCTACGGCTTCCGCCACTTCTTCAACGCCTATCAATCCGGCGTCGGCCTCGCCCCAGTCCTTGGCGCCGAATATGGCATGGACCGCCGCGCCTATCACCTCACCGCCGACTACACTTGGGGCTGGACCCAGGAAGAATCCATCAAGAACGCCACCGAGGCTCTGGGTTGGGAAACCGTCCAGGCCGTCCGCACCCCGCTCGGCGCCGCCGACTTCAGTCAGTATCTGACGCCCATCCTCAACTCGGGCGCCGACGTGCTGATCCTCAACCACTACGGCACCGACATGGTCAATTCCCTGACCCAGGCCATCCAGTTCGGCATGCGCGACCGCCAGGCCAACGGCAAGGATTTCCAGATCGTCACGCCGCTGATCTCCGAGCTCATGGCCAAGGGCGCCGGCGAAAACGTCAAGGGGATCTTCGGCACCTCCAACTGGCACTGGAACCTGCAGGATCCGGGCACGATAGCCTTCACCAAAAGCTTTGGCGCCGAATACGGCTCCCCGCCGTCCCAGGCCGCCCATACCGCCTATGTCCAGGCCCTGCTCTATGCAGACGCGGTGGAACGCGCCGGCACCTTCTATCCGCCCAAGGTCATCGAGGCCCTCGAAGGCCACGAATTCGACGGCATGGGCAATGGCGCCACGCTCTATCGCGCCGAAGACCACCAGTGCATCAAGAATGTCCTTGTGGTGCAGGGCAACGAAAGCCCGAGCAGCGAATATGACGTACTCAACATCGTCCAGGAAATCCCGCGCGACGCCGTCGCCTACGATCCCGCCATGTTCGGCGGCGACCTCGGCCCGGCAGAGCCTGTCCCGATGTGCTGA
- a CDS encoding short-chain fatty acyl-CoA regulator family protein: protein MRAPIGFRISNRRKSLKISQAALARLVGISPSYLNLIENNKRDIGGALLNRVASQLGVDIDELAGTSEQKLLQDLEEAFADPLVESLPFQPDERRELVAQYPASAGALSRLHRAYVAAVGNADAYADRLRSDPLLSQLLHQILSGITAIRSSAEILEDVGDLDEAERQKFLAAIGRDSRTLSDVARNLIGQFDTASQMQRSLSPAREIDDLLIERENHFPMLEAAAEGLRDEIERAGAFGIGTLTELLEQRFGVSVRVGGVPDEADYPGQYRFDPRTRRMWLHGASMLATRQFQLARLYGELAAPEAVAVALESATLSTPTARRLASRAVGSYLAGAMIFPYARFLEDAEACAYDVDHLRQAYNASFEQVAHRLVSLRRPGQEGIAFGFLRSDPAGRLTKHFPLPGLLLPNSGHACPLWAIYGAFRSPDALQRQVVRFSDGSRYLFLARTVQRRTASFREQAVAVSVMLACDVLQADRTVYAEGLDLSDLGADILVGPSCRLCTRYDCTSRQEEALSPTAGQSRTRGPLLPLH from the coding sequence ATGCGTGCGCCCATTGGCTTCCGCATCAGCAACCGCAGGAAATCGCTGAAGATTTCCCAGGCTGCATTGGCGCGGCTGGTCGGCATTTCGCCGAGCTATCTGAACCTGATCGAAAACAACAAGCGCGACATCGGCGGGGCATTGCTCAACCGCGTGGCGAGCCAGCTCGGGGTGGATATCGACGAGCTGGCCGGGACGAGCGAGCAGAAGCTACTGCAGGATCTCGAAGAGGCCTTTGCCGATCCGCTGGTTGAGTCGCTGCCGTTTCAGCCGGACGAAAGACGCGAGCTGGTGGCGCAATATCCGGCCAGTGCGGGGGCGCTGTCGCGGCTGCACCGGGCATATGTGGCGGCGGTGGGCAATGCCGATGCCTATGCCGACCGGCTGCGCTCGGACCCGCTGCTGAGCCAGCTGCTGCATCAGATCTTGTCGGGGATCACCGCCATCCGCTCGAGTGCGGAAATTCTGGAGGATGTGGGGGACCTCGACGAAGCGGAGCGCCAAAAATTTCTGGCGGCGATCGGGCGGGACAGCCGGACGCTGTCGGATGTGGCGCGCAACCTGATCGGGCAGTTCGATACGGCCAGCCAGATGCAGCGCAGCCTGTCGCCGGCGCGCGAGATCGACGACCTACTCATCGAGCGGGAGAACCACTTTCCCATGCTGGAGGCGGCGGCCGAGGGGCTGCGCGACGAGATCGAGCGGGCGGGGGCGTTTGGCATTGGGACGCTGACCGAACTGCTGGAGCAACGATTCGGCGTTTCGGTGCGCGTTGGAGGGGTGCCGGACGAGGCGGATTATCCGGGGCAGTATCGGTTCGATCCGAGGACCAGGCGCATGTGGCTGCATGGGGCGAGCATGCTGGCGACACGGCAGTTCCAATTGGCGCGGCTCTATGGCGAGTTGGCGGCGCCAGAGGCTGTCGCGGTAGCACTGGAGAGCGCGACGCTGTCGACGCCGACAGCAAGGCGGCTGGCGTCGCGGGCGGTGGGATCGTATCTCGCCGGGGCGATGATCTTTCCCTATGCGCGGTTTCTGGAGGATGCCGAAGCCTGCGCCTATGACGTGGATCATTTGCGGCAGGCGTATAATGCGAGCTTCGAGCAGGTGGCGCATCGGCTGGTGTCGCTGCGCAGGCCGGGCCAGGAGGGGATTGCCTTTGGATTTCTGCGCTCGGACCCTGCCGGGCGGCTGACCAAGCATTTTCCGCTGCCGGGGCTGTTGCTGCCCAATAGCGGGCATGCCTGTCCGCTGTGGGCGATCTATGGGGCGTTTCGTTCGCCCGATGCATTGCAGCGGCAGGTGGTGCGGTTTTCCGATGGGTCGCGCTATCTGTTCCTGGCGCGGACGGTGCAGCGGCGGACGGCCTCGTTTCGCGAGCAGGCGGTTGCGGTATCGGTGATGCTGGCCTGCGATGTGCTGCAGGCGGACCGGACGGTTTATGCCGAGGGGCTGGATCTTTCGGATCTGGGCGCGGACATATTGGTGGGGCCGAGTTGCCGGCTGTGTACGCGCTACGATTGCACGAGCCGGCAGGAGGAGGCGCTATCGCCGACGGCGGGGCAGTCGCGGACGCGCGGGCCCTTGTTGCCGCTGCATTAG
- a CDS encoding response regulator: MAIDILIAEDEPSILESLDFILRRAGWSISSVTDGDAALDAVRRLKPRVLVLDVMLPKRSGFDVLKQIRAGSDTRGLPVLILTAKGQQQDRRIAEELGADVFVTKPYANAEVVGAVRQLLDGNGPAA, translated from the coding sequence TTGGCAATCGACATTCTCATTGCCGAGGATGAGCCGAGCATTCTGGAATCGCTCGACTTCATCCTGCGGCGGGCTGGCTGGAGCATCAGCTCGGTAACCGATGGCGATGCGGCGCTGGATGCGGTGCGGCGGCTGAAACCGCGCGTCTTGGTGCTCGACGTCATGCTGCCCAAGCGCAGCGGCTTTGATGTGCTCAAACAAATCCGCGCCGGATCGGATACGCGGGGGTTACCGGTGCTGATCCTGACGGCCAAGGGACAGCAGCAGGATCGGCGGATCGCCGAGGAGCTGGGGGCTGATGTGTTTGTCACCAAGCCCTATGCCAATGCCGAAGTGGTGGGCGCGGTGCGGCAATTGCTGGATGGCAATGGACCGGCTGCGTAG